A single region of the Streptomyces virginiae genome encodes:
- a CDS encoding lactonase family protein, translating into MGGADIRSRSGEPRAYIGSFTSTGGRGVTTAAVDPRTGALTPLSVTPAEDPSYLALSRSTGVLYAVNETERGTVAAFETTVAGLAPLGAPVRVGGSGPTHLSLAGRRLLTAHYTSGSVSSLPLAADGRPGGPAHVLSHQGSGPDADRQEGPHAHQVLPDPTGRWVLAVDLGTDSVRVCALDPTTGAPRPHTETALRAGTGPRHLAFHPEGEVAYVLHELEPQVTVCRWSGGSGRLEPVGEVPVASAGASGAVRAYPSAIVASPDGRFVWAAVRGADTIVTLSLADGPEKPRLTGAVACGGAWPRDLAVDPSGSRLYAANERSGDVTWFDVDPLTGQPRRAGSVAVPAATCVVLG; encoded by the coding sequence GTGGGTGGCGCGGACATCAGGAGCCGGAGCGGTGAACCCCGGGCCTACATCGGCTCGTTCACCTCGACGGGTGGCCGCGGTGTCACCACCGCCGCCGTGGACCCGAGGACCGGGGCGCTGACCCCGCTCTCGGTCACCCCCGCCGAGGACCCCTCGTACCTCGCCCTCTCCCGCTCCACCGGTGTCCTCTACGCGGTCAACGAGACCGAGCGGGGCACGGTCGCCGCCTTCGAGACCACCGTCGCGGGCCTCGCCCCCCTCGGCGCGCCCGTCCGTGTGGGGGGCTCGGGTCCCACCCACCTCAGCCTGGCGGGGCGCAGGCTGCTCACCGCCCACTACACCTCCGGCAGCGTCAGCAGCCTCCCGCTCGCCGCCGACGGCCGCCCGGGCGGGCCCGCCCACGTCCTGTCGCACCAGGGTTCCGGCCCCGACGCCGACCGACAGGAAGGCCCGCACGCCCATCAGGTGCTGCCCGACCCGACCGGCCGCTGGGTGCTCGCCGTGGACCTCGGCACCGACTCGGTACGGGTCTGCGCGCTCGACCCGACCACCGGGGCGCCGCGGCCGCACACCGAGACCGCGCTGCGTGCCGGGACCGGCCCCCGCCACCTCGCCTTCCATCCGGAGGGCGAGGTGGCGTACGTCCTGCACGAGCTGGAGCCGCAGGTGACCGTCTGCCGCTGGAGCGGGGGGTCCGGGCGGCTGGAACCGGTCGGCGAGGTTCCGGTGGCCTCAGCGGGCGCCTCAGGGGCCGTACGGGCCTACCCCTCGGCGATCGTCGCCTCGCCCGACGGTCGCTTCGTCTGGGCGGCCGTCCGTGGGGCCGACACGATCGTCACCCTCTCCCTCGCCGACGGGCCGGAGAAACCGCGACTCACCGGAGCCGTGGCCTGCGGCGGAGCGTGGCCGCGCGATCTTGCCGTCGATCCCTCGGGGAGCCGGCTCTACGCGGCCAACGAGCGCTCGGGGGACGTCACCTGGTTCGACGTGGATCCGTTGACCGGGCAGCCGCGCCGTGCCGGCTCGGTGGCCGTGCCCGCGGCCACCTGCGTGGTCCTGGGCTGA
- a CDS encoding uracil-DNA glycosylase encodes MAARPLNEIVEPGWARALEPVAGQIAAMGDFLRAEIAAGRTYVPAGANVLRAFQQPFDEVKVLIVGQDPYPTPGHAVGLSFSVAPDVRPVPPSLDNIFLEMHRDIGTGRPANGDLTPWTRQGVLLLNRSLTTAPRRSNAHQGKGWEAVTDQAIRALAARGKPLVSILWGRAARNLRPLLGELPVVESSHPSPKSADYGFFGSRPFSRTNELLVGQGSQPVDWRLPSVS; translated from the coding sequence GTGGCAGCACGACCGTTGAACGAGATCGTCGAGCCGGGCTGGGCCCGTGCTCTGGAGCCGGTGGCGGGGCAGATCGCCGCCATGGGCGACTTCCTGCGCGCCGAGATCGCGGCGGGGAGGACCTACGTACCGGCCGGGGCCAATGTGCTGCGCGCCTTCCAACAGCCCTTCGACGAGGTCAAGGTGCTCATCGTCGGGCAGGACCCCTACCCCACGCCGGGGCACGCGGTCGGACTGTCCTTCTCCGTCGCCCCGGACGTACGGCCGGTACCACCGAGCCTCGACAACATCTTCCTGGAGATGCACCGGGACATCGGCACCGGCCGCCCGGCGAACGGCGACCTGACCCCGTGGACCCGGCAGGGCGTCCTGTTGCTCAACAGATCGCTCACGACCGCGCCCCGACGCTCGAACGCGCACCAGGGCAAGGGCTGGGAGGCCGTCACCGACCAGGCCATCCGCGCCCTGGCCGCGCGCGGCAAGCCGCTGGTCTCCATCCTCTGGGGACGGGCGGCCCGCAACCTGCGGCCGCTGCTCGGCGAACTGCCCGTCGTGGAGTCCTCGCACCCCTCCCCGAAGTCGGCCGACTACGGGTTCTTCGGCTCCCGGCCGTTCAGCCGGACGAACGAGCTGCTGGTGGGTCAGGGTTCACAGCCCGTGGACTGGCGCTTGCCGTCAGTCAGTTGA
- a CDS encoding nitric oxide synthase oxygenase produces MEILQQRSTTAQVWEAAEEFIRLFHRENPDAGDPRARLAAVRAELAEAGTYAHTPEELVHGARVAWRNSNRCIGRLYWNSLRVRDRRGLTDADDIAAECFDHLREATNRGRVRPTITVFAPDAPDRPGPLIWSEQLVRYAGYGDHPSITVGDARNGPLTEALLQLGWPGGPGTPFDLLPLVVQGVDDKPRWFETPADAVLEVPIDHPDDEGWADWGLRWHAVPAISNMCLEIGGIHYPAAPFNGWYMGTEIGARNLADTDRYNLLPAVARRLGLDTSSDRSLWKDRALVELNRAVLHSFDRAGVTIADHHTESRRFLSHMEREERKGREVGADWSWIVPPISGSATPVFHRTYEDRSSSTAYVHHPGAQERARGRDLV; encoded by the coding sequence ATGGAAATTCTTCAACAGCGCTCCACCACCGCTCAGGTGTGGGAAGCGGCCGAGGAGTTCATCCGACTCTTCCACCGGGAGAACCCGGACGCCGGCGATCCGCGTGCCCGGCTCGCCGCCGTGCGGGCCGAACTCGCCGAGGCCGGCACCTATGCGCACACCCCCGAGGAACTGGTCCACGGGGCCAGGGTCGCCTGGCGCAACAGTAACCGCTGCATAGGTCGCCTCTACTGGAACTCGCTGCGGGTCCGCGACCGCCGCGGGCTCACCGACGCCGACGACATAGCCGCCGAGTGCTTCGACCACCTGCGCGAGGCGACCAACCGGGGCCGGGTCAGGCCCACGATCACCGTCTTCGCCCCGGACGCCCCGGACCGCCCCGGCCCGCTGATCTGGAGCGAGCAACTGGTCAGATACGCGGGCTACGGCGACCACCCGTCCATAACCGTCGGCGACGCCCGAAACGGCCCGCTCACCGAGGCCCTGCTCCAGCTCGGCTGGCCCGGCGGCCCCGGCACCCCCTTCGACCTCCTGCCGCTGGTGGTCCAGGGTGTCGACGACAAGCCCCGCTGGTTCGAGACTCCCGCGGACGCCGTCCTCGAGGTACCGATCGACCACCCCGACGACGAGGGCTGGGCGGACTGGGGACTGCGCTGGCACGCCGTACCCGCCATCTCCAACATGTGCCTGGAGATCGGCGGCATCCACTACCCGGCCGCGCCGTTCAACGGCTGGTACATGGGCACCGAGATCGGCGCCCGCAACCTCGCCGACACCGATCGGTACAACCTCCTCCCCGCGGTCGCCCGCCGGCTGGGCCTGGACACCTCCAGCGACCGCTCCCTCTGGAAGGACCGCGCGCTCGTCGAGCTCAACCGGGCCGTCCTGCACTCCTTCGACCGCGCCGGGGTCACCATCGCCGACCATCACACCGAGTCCCGGCGCTTCCTGTCCCACATGGAACGGGAGGAGCGCAAGGGGCGCGAGGTGGGCGCGGACTGGTCCTGGATCGTGCCGCCGATCTCCGGCTCCGCCACCCCGGTCTTCCACCGCACCTACGAGGACCGCAGCAGCAGTACCGCCTACGTCCACCACCCCGGCGCGCAGGAGCGGGCCCGGGGGCGGGATTTGGTCTAG
- a CDS encoding prealbumin-like fold domain-containing protein, giving the protein MAPNGFRRSGDGWRPWVLGVATTAVLVSTPSYAAAAAGAITTVRNQPGVASPAALGAARCPDHCEGPGVSLGDVTVIKEDATTGDPLGGGVFQLWEETNGIPGLQPTGSDPDTSIGTTCTTGADGTCTRTLPTGVYYWQETQAPPGYDLPLNPVFGPLVLTEENIAEGVTVTAENTATPVTAGEGPC; this is encoded by the coding sequence ATGGCACCGAACGGATTCCGCCGGTCAGGGGACGGGTGGCGGCCCTGGGTCCTCGGGGTGGCGACGACGGCAGTGCTGGTTTCGACGCCCTCGTACGCCGCGGCGGCGGCCGGAGCGATCACGACCGTCCGGAACCAGCCGGGCGTCGCGAGCCCGGCCGCCCTGGGTGCCGCCCGGTGCCCGGACCACTGCGAGGGCCCCGGTGTGTCTCTCGGTGACGTCACGGTGATCAAGGAGGACGCGACGACCGGTGACCCCCTGGGAGGCGGCGTCTTCCAGCTCTGGGAGGAGACGAACGGCATCCCGGGACTCCAGCCCACCGGCAGCGACCCGGACACCTCCATCGGCACCACCTGCACCACCGGGGCCGACGGCACGTGCACCCGCACCCTGCCGACCGGCGTCTACTACTGGCAGGAGACCCAGGCCCCGCCCGGCTACGACCTGCCCCTCAACCCGGTGTTCGGCCCCCTGGTGCTGACGGAGGAGAACATCGCCGAAGGCGTGACGGTGACCGCCGAGAACACGGCCACGCCCGTGACCGCCGGCGAGGGCCCCTGCTGA
- a CDS encoding wax ester/triacylglycerol synthase family O-acyltransferase: MVTEHLSPLDLAFWRIESADHPMHLGALAVFRAAGPDAAERAAGLLTARCVAVPRLRRRIRDVLLPVGAAAWSPDPGFDPARHVFLVRTDESVPHTAAGPLMARPLDRTLPPWEAHVLAGPDPDSFAVLFKFHHALADGLGALALAATLFDEATVPRPPARPVPEQRGGSVLRRLPGVLAARVQDVGQALEIGAAVARAGLPLGVPAALTTDSTGSGARAVAGLALDLDEVNLVRKGAGGTVNDVLIALVAGALRRWLAGRGDPEPWGAGPRALIPVSRRRGPAGSGGAGNRLSGYLLRLPLAEADPLRRLDSVRAAMDRNKDAGPARGAGAVALLADHVHPLGHRLGGPLVAQAARLLFDILVTSVPLPSFTFTLGGSPVHEVYPLAPLARGQSLAVAVSTYKGTVHYGLVADAAAVPDLAALAGALRTELDELVREVS; this comes from the coding sequence GTGGTCACCGAGCACCTGTCCCCGCTCGACCTCGCCTTCTGGCGGATCGAATCCGCCGACCATCCCATGCACCTGGGTGCCCTCGCCGTCTTCCGCGCCGCCGGACCCGACGCCGCGGAGCGGGCCGCCGGCCTGCTCACCGCCCGATGCGTGGCCGTACCCCGCCTGCGCCGCCGGATCCGGGACGTGCTGCTCCCCGTCGGCGCGGCCGCCTGGTCGCCCGATCCCGGCTTCGACCCGGCCCGGCACGTCTTCCTCGTCCGGACCGACGAGAGCGTCCCGCACACCGCCGCCGGACCGCTGATGGCCAGGCCGCTGGACCGGACGCTGCCTCCGTGGGAGGCGCACGTACTGGCCGGACCCGATCCGGACTCCTTCGCGGTCCTCTTCAAGTTCCACCACGCCCTCGCCGACGGCCTGGGCGCGCTGGCCCTGGCGGCCACCCTGTTCGACGAGGCGACGGTCCCGCGGCCACCCGCGCGCCCGGTCCCCGAGCAGCGGGGCGGCTCCGTCCTGCGCCGGCTCCCCGGGGTCCTGGCGGCCCGGGTCCAGGACGTCGGCCAGGCCCTGGAGATCGGGGCGGCCGTGGCCCGCGCCGGACTGCCGCTCGGGGTGCCTGCGGCCCTCACCACGGACTCCACCGGCTCGGGCGCCCGGGCGGTCGCCGGCCTCGCCCTCGACCTGGACGAGGTCAACCTCGTCCGCAAGGGCGCCGGCGGCACCGTCAACGACGTGCTGATCGCCCTGGTCGCCGGCGCGCTGCGGCGCTGGCTGGCGGGGCGGGGCGATCCCGAGCCCTGGGGCGCGGGCCCGCGCGCGCTGATCCCGGTCTCCCGCCGCCGCGGGCCCGCGGGCTCGGGAGGCGCCGGGAACCGGCTCTCCGGCTATCTGCTGCGGCTGCCGCTCGCCGAAGCCGATCCGCTGCGCCGCCTGGACAGCGTGCGCGCCGCCATGGACCGCAACAAGGACGCCGGACCCGCCCGCGGCGCCGGGGCCGTCGCCCTTCTCGCCGACCACGTCCACCCGCTCGGCCACCGGCTCGGCGGCCCGCTCGTGGCCCAGGCCGCCCGGCTGCTCTTCGACATCCTCGTCACCAGCGTGCCGCTGCCGAGCTTCACCTTCACCCTCGGCGGCAGCCCGGTCCACGAGGTCTACCCGCTCGCCCCGCTGGCCCGAGGGCAGTCGCTGGCCGTCGCGGTCTCCACGTACAAGGGCACGGTCCACTACGGACTGGTCGCCGACGCGGCCGCCGTCCCGGATCTGGCCGCCTTGGCCGGGGCGCTGCGCACGGAGCTCGACGAGCTTGTACGAGAGGTCTCGTAG
- a CDS encoding ArsR/SmtB family transcription factor has translation MTERDASRTLAHPEEGEIRLEGVLHALSDPVRLSIVLDLAASAQDLACSSFDLPVTKSTTTHHFRVLRESGVVRQAYRGTTKLNALRREELQSLFPGLLDSVLAAAAAEAARLAS, from the coding sequence ATGACGGAACGGGACGCCTCCCGCACCCTCGCCCACCCCGAGGAGGGCGAGATCCGCCTGGAAGGCGTGCTGCACGCGCTCTCCGACCCGGTCCGGCTGTCCATCGTCCTGGACCTGGCCGCCTCGGCCCAGGACCTGGCCTGCTCCTCCTTCGACCTGCCGGTCACCAAGTCCACGACCACGCACCACTTCCGCGTCCTGCGCGAGAGCGGCGTCGTCCGCCAGGCCTACCGTGGCACCACCAAGCTCAACGCCCTGCGCCGCGAGGAACTCCAGTCACTCTTCCCCGGCCTCCTCGACAGCGTCCTGGCGGCGGCCGCGGCCGAGGCGGCCCGGCTCGCGTCCTGA
- a CDS encoding GNAT family N-acetyltransferase — MTTAHGSADSIVYRPARPEDAGAIEALDSSFITATVFEVSEPGPGDGFGFLLREVPVDPPVRKEFPPEEHDEQVFGGGKDSGADARTFVALDGELLCGYAAVGYAPWNRRLTIEDIEVAPDRRGRGIGRGLMECAERFARERGARHLWLEVSSVNAPAVHAYRRMGFTFCGLDTVLYEGTPAAGERALYMSRPCR, encoded by the coding sequence ATGACCACCGCACACGGCTCGGCCGACTCGATCGTGTACCGCCCCGCCCGCCCCGAGGACGCGGGTGCCATCGAGGCCCTGGACTCCTCCTTCATCACCGCCACGGTGTTCGAGGTGAGCGAGCCCGGTCCGGGCGACGGCTTCGGTTTCCTGCTCCGCGAGGTCCCCGTGGACCCGCCCGTGCGCAAGGAGTTCCCGCCCGAGGAGCACGACGAGCAGGTCTTCGGTGGCGGGAAGGACTCGGGCGCCGACGCCCGGACCTTCGTGGCTCTCGACGGCGAGCTGCTGTGCGGGTACGCCGCCGTCGGATACGCGCCCTGGAACCGGCGCCTGACCATCGAGGACATCGAGGTCGCACCCGACCGCCGGGGTCGCGGCATCGGCCGCGGTCTGATGGAGTGCGCCGAGCGGTTCGCCCGCGAACGGGGCGCGCGGCACCTGTGGTTGGAGGTCAGCTCGGTCAACGCCCCGGCGGTGCACGCCTATCGGCGGATGGGGTTCACCTTCTGCGGCCTCGACACCGTGCTGTACGAGGGCACACCGGCGGCCGGTGAGCGGGCGCTCTACATGAGCCGCCCCTGCCGCTGA
- a CDS encoding WD40/YVTN/BNR-like repeat-containing protein yields the protein MTDAVLLVGTRKGLFIGRRRGEAPWEFDGPHFNAQAVYAVAVDRRGPVPRLLVGGDSAHWGPSVFSSDDLGATWREPAAPAVKFPKDTGASLERVWQLQPAGPEAPDVVYAGTEPAALFRSTDRGDSFELVRPLWEHPSRGKWVPGGGGEGLHTVITDPRDPDAVTVAVSTAGVFRTTDGGASWNPSNQGVSAVFLPDPNPEFGQCVHKIAQDAGDTDRLYLQNHWGVYRSDDAGGRWTDIGGGLPSDFGFAVAAHPHRPDTAYVFPLNADSDRVPAEHRCRVFRTRDAGATWEPLARGLPAGDHYGTVLRDALCTDDADPAGIYFGNRNGEVYASHDDGESWQLLAEHLPDVLCVRAATFGQ from the coding sequence ATGACCGACGCAGTGCTGCTCGTGGGAACCCGCAAAGGACTCTTCATCGGACGCCGCCGGGGCGAGGCGCCCTGGGAGTTCGACGGACCCCACTTCAACGCCCAGGCCGTCTACGCGGTCGCCGTGGACCGGCGGGGCCCGGTACCCCGGCTGCTGGTCGGCGGGGACAGCGCCCACTGGGGCCCGTCCGTCTTCAGCTCCGACGACCTCGGCGCGACCTGGCGGGAGCCCGCCGCGCCCGCCGTGAAGTTCCCGAAGGACACCGGGGCCTCCCTGGAGCGGGTCTGGCAGCTGCAGCCGGCCGGCCCCGAGGCCCCCGACGTGGTGTACGCGGGGACGGAACCGGCCGCGCTGTTCCGCTCGACCGACCGGGGCGACTCCTTCGAGCTGGTCCGCCCGCTGTGGGAGCACCCGAGCCGCGGGAAGTGGGTACCGGGTGGCGGGGGCGAGGGCCTGCACACGGTGATCACCGACCCCCGCGACCCGGACGCGGTGACCGTGGCCGTCTCCACCGCCGGGGTGTTCCGGACCACCGACGGCGGGGCCAGCTGGAACCCGTCCAACCAGGGGGTCTCGGCGGTGTTCCTGCCGGACCCGAACCCCGAGTTCGGCCAGTGCGTGCACAAGATCGCCCAGGACGCCGGGGACACGGACCGGCTGTACCTGCAGAACCACTGGGGCGTCTACCGCAGCGACGACGCGGGCGGCCGGTGGACCGACATCGGCGGCGGTCTGCCCTCCGACTTCGGCTTCGCGGTCGCCGCCCATCCGCACCGGCCGGACACCGCCTACGTCTTCCCGCTCAACGCCGACTCCGACCGGGTCCCGGCCGAGCACCGGTGCCGGGTCTTCCGCACCCGGGACGCGGGCGCCACCTGGGAGCCGCTGGCCCGCGGACTCCCGGCCGGGGACCACTACGGCACGGTGCTGCGCGACGCGCTGTGCACGGACGACGCGGACCCGGCGGGCATCTACTTCGGCAATCGCAACGGCGAGGTGTACGCCAGCCACGACGACGGCGAGAGCTGGCAACTCCTCGCGGAGCACCTGCCCGACGTCCTGTGTGTACGGGCGGCCACGTTCGGCCAGTAG
- a CDS encoding sirohydrochlorin chelatase has product MSSPTGPANGLPVRMPRPRQTGRHRRPEPAVAPEGAPALVLAVPGAPSAASRGLAEEIISIGRSELPGLDARIGFLEGDDGTEFPSLSGVLTAVATERVARADFARAAGHEVPAPTGPDAVVVPLLAGPDSGLLRRIRQALMDSSAAAELADVLGPHPLLAEGLHVRLSEAGLARADRARLFTVTTAADGIVLATTGGEEAVQAAGITGMLLAARLAVPVKAAALDQEGSVAAVAEQLRREGSTLLALAPYLIGPEAADGLLDTACKEADCATAEVLGAYGALGKLAVAQYAAALGIAQDAAAH; this is encoded by the coding sequence ATGAGCTCCCCCACTGGGCCCGCAAATGGCCTGCCCGTACGAATGCCGCGACCCCGCCAGACCGGACGGCACCGCCGGCCCGAGCCCGCGGTGGCGCCCGAGGGCGCGCCCGCGCTGGTGCTCGCCGTGCCCGGTGCCCCCTCGGCCGCCTCGCGAGGGCTCGCGGAAGAGATCATCAGCATCGGCCGCTCCGAGCTGCCGGGCCTCGACGCCCGCATCGGCTTCCTCGAAGGTGACGACGGCACCGAGTTCCCGTCGCTGTCCGGCGTACTGACCGCCGTCGCGACCGAGCGTGTCGCGCGCGCGGACTTCGCCCGCGCCGCCGGCCACGAGGTGCCCGCGCCGACCGGCCCGGACGCGGTGGTCGTACCGCTGCTCGCCGGCCCCGACAGCGGTCTGCTCCGCCGGATCCGTCAGGCGCTGATGGACTCCTCCGCCGCCGCCGAGCTGGCCGACGTGCTCGGCCCGCACCCGCTGCTCGCCGAGGGCCTGCACGTGCGCCTGTCCGAGGCGGGCCTGGCCCGTGCCGACCGCGCCCGGCTCTTCACCGTGACCACCGCCGCCGACGGCATCGTCCTGGCCACCACCGGTGGCGAGGAGGCCGTACAGGCCGCCGGGATCACGGGCATGCTGCTGGCCGCCCGGCTCGCCGTGCCCGTCAAGGCCGCCGCGCTCGACCAGGAGGGCTCGGTGGCCGCGGTCGCCGAGCAGCTGCGCCGCGAGGGCTCCACGCTGCTCGCGCTCGCCCCGTACCTGATCGGCCCGGAGGCCGCCGACGGTCTGCTCGACACCGCCTGCAAGGAGGCCGACTGCGCCACGGCCGAGGTCCTCGGCGCCTACGGCGCGCTCGGCAAGCTGGCCGTCGCGCAGTACGCCGCCGCCCTCGGGATCGCCCAGGACGCCGCCGCGCACTGA
- a CDS encoding NADH:flavin oxidoreductase/NADH oxidase translates to MSAAPAAFAALFAPYTLRSVTIPNRVWMAPMCQYSAEAFGPNAGVAGDWHFAHYAARATGGTGLIVQEATAVSPEGRISPYDLGIWNDTQVDALRRITAFVKSQGAVPGIQIAHAGRKASTDRTWKGGRPVGAEAHGWQPVAPSPVPFSEGYPVPHELTVEEIREITGQFAAAAERSLAAGYEVVEIHGAHGYLIGEFLSPYSNKRTDAYGGSFENRTRFALEVVDAVRAVWPEELPLFFRISATDWLEEEGWTADETVRLADLLLEHGVDLLDVSTGGLAPHATIPVGPGYQVPFAARVKAGTDLPVAAVGLITEPEQAEKVLANGEADAVLLGRELLRDPYWARRAAQELGAEIRTPEQYHRSW, encoded by the coding sequence ATGAGTGCTGCCCCCGCCGCCTTCGCCGCCCTGTTCGCGCCCTACACGCTCCGCTCCGTCACCATCCCGAACCGGGTGTGGATGGCCCCGATGTGCCAGTACAGCGCCGAGGCGTTCGGGCCGAACGCGGGCGTGGCCGGCGACTGGCACTTCGCGCACTACGCCGCCCGCGCCACCGGCGGAACCGGATTGATCGTCCAGGAGGCCACCGCCGTCTCCCCGGAAGGCCGGATCTCCCCCTACGACCTCGGCATCTGGAACGACACCCAGGTCGATGCACTGCGCCGGATCACCGCCTTCGTCAAGTCCCAGGGCGCCGTCCCCGGGATCCAGATCGCTCATGCCGGCCGAAAGGCGTCCACCGACCGCACCTGGAAGGGCGGGCGACCGGTCGGAGCCGAGGCGCACGGCTGGCAGCCGGTCGCCCCGAGCCCCGTGCCCTTCTCCGAGGGGTACCCGGTACCCCACGAGCTGACGGTCGAGGAGATCCGGGAGATCACCGGCCAGTTCGCGGCCGCCGCCGAGCGCTCGCTGGCCGCGGGGTACGAGGTCGTCGAGATCCACGGCGCCCACGGCTACCTGATCGGCGAGTTCCTCTCCCCGTACAGCAACAAGCGCACCGACGCGTACGGCGGCTCCTTCGAGAACCGCACCCGCTTCGCCCTCGAAGTCGTGGACGCCGTAAGGGCGGTGTGGCCCGAGGAGCTCCCCCTCTTCTTCCGGATCTCCGCCACCGACTGGCTGGAGGAGGAGGGCTGGACCGCCGACGAGACGGTCCGCCTGGCCGACCTGCTGCTTGAACACGGCGTGGACCTGCTCGACGTCTCGACCGGCGGCCTCGCCCCGCACGCCACGATCCCCGTGGGCCCCGGCTACCAGGTCCCCTTCGCGGCCCGGGTCAAGGCCGGCACCGACCTGCCCGTGGCCGCCGTCGGCCTGATCACCGAACCGGAACAGGCCGAGAAGGTGCTCGCCAACGGGGAGGCCGACGCCGTCCTGCTGGGCCGGGAGCTCCTGCGCGACCCGTACTGGGCCCGCCGCGCGGCCCAGGAGCTGGGCGCGGAGATCCGTACGCCCGAGCAGTACCACCGCTCCTGGTGA